The following coding sequences lie in one Hippoglossus hippoglossus isolate fHipHip1 chromosome 14, fHipHip1.pri, whole genome shotgun sequence genomic window:
- the cx39.9 gene encoding connexin 39.9 codes for MGDWNLLGKLLESAQEHSTVVGKVWLTVLFIFRILVLGTAAEKVWGDELSGFTCDTKQPGCQNVCYDKTFPISHIRFWVMQIIFISTPTLIYLGHILHLVRMEEKEKQKETDLDIQNEKQQQMLERKTKKAPVKDNQGHVRLQGALLRTYVLNIVFKTLFEVAFIVAQYFLYGFELKPMYTCDRWPCPNVVNCYISRPTEKTIFILFMLAVACISLLLNLVEMYHLGFKKCHQGLRYRRSQAAIEASRHLTEPAMPFVPSYNYFAGHPVVPEPFPTDSKYGIVEPNSAYSPYNSKVVYKQNRDNMAVERKGKSEGEDVNERITATPAIEMPVENQRRNSQSSKHSNNKSRLNDLKI; via the coding sequence ATGGGGGACTGGAACTTGTTGGGGAAGCTGCTGGAAAGCGCCCAGGAACACTCCACCGTTGTGGGCAAAGTCTGGCTGACGGTGCTCTTCATCTTCCGCATCCTGGTGCTGGGAACCGCCGCTGAAAAGGTGTGGGGCGACGAGCTGTCCGGCTTCACCTGCGACACCAAGCAGCCTGGTTGTCAGAACGTTTGCTATGACAAGACCTTCCCCATTTCTCACATCCGCTTCTGGGTGATGCAAATCATCTTTATCTCCACGCCGACTCTCATTTATCTGGGCCACATCCTTCATCTGGTCCGcatggaggaaaaggaaaagcagaaaGAGACGGATCTCGACATCCAAAAcgaaaagcagcagcagatgcttgagagaaagacaaagaaggcCCCAGTTAAAGACAACCAGGGCCATGTGCGTTTGCAAGGCGCGTTGCTGCGAACCTACGTCTTGAACATCGTTTTCAAGACCCTGTTTGAAGTGGCCTTTATTGTTGCTCAGTACTTCCTGTATGGCTTTGAGCTCAAGCCGATGTACACCTGTGACCGCTGGCCTTGCCCCAACGTGGTGAACTGCTACATCTCCCGACCCACCGAGAAGACGATCTTCATCCTTTTCATGCTGGCGGTGGCCTGTATCTCCCTGCTGCTCAACCTGGTGGAAATGTACCACCTTGGTTTCAAAAAGTGCCACCAGGGACTCCGCTACAGACGCTCGCAGGCCGCAATTGAGGCCTCCAGGCACCTCACTGAGCCGGCCATGCCCTTCGTACCGAGCTACAACTACTTTGCCGGTCATCCTGTGGTGCCCGAGCCCTTCCCCACAGACTCGAAGTACGGCATAGTAGAACCAAACTCCGCTTACAGCCCCTACAACAGCAAAGTGGTTTACAAGCAGAACAGAGACAATATGGctgtggagaggaaaggaaaatcAGAGGGGGAGGATGTGAATGAGAGGATAACCGCCACTCCTGCCATTGAGATGCCAGTTGAAAACCAGCGCAGAAACAGTCAGTCGAGCAAGCACAGCAACAACAAGAGCAGGCTGAACGACCTGAAGATCTAG
- the cx27.5 gene encoding connexin 27.5 isoform X1, whose protein sequence is MPLTPPSEPDPEPKMNWVSFYAVISGVNRHSTGIGRIWISVLFIFRILVLVVAAESVWGDEKSGFTCNTQQPGCNSVCYDHFFPISHIRLWALQLILVSTPALLVAMHVAHRRHVDKRLYRQSGRTNPKDLEQIKTQKMKITGALWWTYVISLFFRIVLEVIFMYLFYMIYPGYKMIRLVKCDSYPCPNTVDCFVSRPTEKTVFTVFMLAASGVCILLNIAEVFFLVGKVCSKHLHNAGDSTMGAWIQQKLCSL, encoded by the exons ATGCCTCTTACACCTCCTTCTGAGCCGG aCCCAGAACCAAAGATGAACTGGGTATCATTTTACGCTGTCATCAGTGGCGTGAACAGACACTCCACCGGCATCGGTCGCATCTGGATCTCTGTCCTCTTCATTTTCCGCAtcctggtgctggtggtggcaGCAGAGAGCGTGTGGGGCGATGAGAAGTCCGGCTTCACCTGCAACACCCAGCAGCCGGGCTGCAACAGTGTCTGCTATGACCACTTCTTCCCCATCTCTCACATCCGCCTGTGGGCGCTCCAGCTCATCCTGGTCTCCACTCCCGCGCTGCTGGTGGCCATGCACGTGGCCCACCGTCGCCATGTTGACAAGAGGCTCTACAGACAGTCAGGACGGACCAACCCCAAAGACCTGGAGCAGATAAAGACCCAGAAGATGAAAATCACAGGCGCTCTGTGGTGGACGTACGTCATCAGCTTGTTCTTCCGTATTGTCCTCGAGGTCATCTTTATGTACTTGTTTTACATGATCTACCCTGGTTACAAGATGATCAGGCTGGTGAAGTGTGACTCGTACCCTTGTCCCAACACGGTGGACTGCTTCGTGTCGAGGCCCACGGAGAAGACGGTCTTCACTGTGTTCATGTTGGCTGCGTCTGGGGTGTGTATTCTGCTCAACATTGCAGAGGTGTTCTTCTTGGTGGGGAAGGTCTGCAGTAAGCATTTGCACAATGCTGGAGACTCAACTATGGGGGCCTGGATCCAACAAAAACTCTGCTCACTCTAA
- the cx27.5 gene encoding connexin 27.5 isoform X2, with the protein MNWVSFYAVISGVNRHSTGIGRIWISVLFIFRILVLVVAAESVWGDEKSGFTCNTQQPGCNSVCYDHFFPISHIRLWALQLILVSTPALLVAMHVAHRRHVDKRLYRQSGRTNPKDLEQIKTQKMKITGALWWTYVISLFFRIVLEVIFMYLFYMIYPGYKMIRLVKCDSYPCPNTVDCFVSRPTEKTVFTVFMLAASGVCILLNIAEVFFLVGKVCSKHLHNAGDSTMGAWIQQKLCSL; encoded by the coding sequence ATGAACTGGGTATCATTTTACGCTGTCATCAGTGGCGTGAACAGACACTCCACCGGCATCGGTCGCATCTGGATCTCTGTCCTCTTCATTTTCCGCAtcctggtgctggtggtggcaGCAGAGAGCGTGTGGGGCGATGAGAAGTCCGGCTTCACCTGCAACACCCAGCAGCCGGGCTGCAACAGTGTCTGCTATGACCACTTCTTCCCCATCTCTCACATCCGCCTGTGGGCGCTCCAGCTCATCCTGGTCTCCACTCCCGCGCTGCTGGTGGCCATGCACGTGGCCCACCGTCGCCATGTTGACAAGAGGCTCTACAGACAGTCAGGACGGACCAACCCCAAAGACCTGGAGCAGATAAAGACCCAGAAGATGAAAATCACAGGCGCTCTGTGGTGGACGTACGTCATCAGCTTGTTCTTCCGTATTGTCCTCGAGGTCATCTTTATGTACTTGTTTTACATGATCTACCCTGGTTACAAGATGATCAGGCTGGTGAAGTGTGACTCGTACCCTTGTCCCAACACGGTGGACTGCTTCGTGTCGAGGCCCACGGAGAAGACGGTCTTCACTGTGTTCATGTTGGCTGCGTCTGGGGTGTGTATTCTGCTCAACATTGCAGAGGTGTTCTTCTTGGTGGGGAAGGTCTGCAGTAAGCATTTGCACAATGCTGGAGACTCAACTATGGGGGCCTGGATCCAACAAAAACTCTGCTCACTCTAA